In Topomyia yanbarensis strain Yona2022 chromosome 2, ASM3024719v1, whole genome shotgun sequence, one DNA window encodes the following:
- the LOC131680020 gene encoding uncharacterized protein LOC131680020 yields the protein MIYVLNSFLTERSFQVNVEGYLSPVNPLENGVPQGSVLSVTLFLVAIQPIFRVVPNTVKILLYADDILLVVWGKKDQPLYRKLHPNARRAPSQAITIDRVAIPTETRLKTLGVTLDRSLNFVAHCKLTKKACESRLRILKMIGAKLPRGQRSSLLQIGSAIITSRLLYGIGFVSRGGDAVIKTLAPAYNKMIRYTSGAYVTSPIIAIMAEAGTPPLDLLILQTIAQLTIRMLGNSRENADLPLVCRASERLTEIVGTPLPNIYTRTRLSDRKWYDRAPQILWEIKKRVKAGDPSGIVRPVVQELLTNHLSRSTIVYTDGSKDDTTVGAGVFGEHFQQSLGLPQQCSVFSAEAFAIKTALTTFNTVSDLVIMSDSASCLSTIEAGTSQHPWIQEIENLLRNRSIKLCWIPGHAGIRGNEEADRLAGEARNIAPLAISVPGADAVKHIKTAIRNQWYRRWSASTEKTSPSVCDCCGIIVDVRHVILHCRKYDDVRRKHDIESTSLRAALRNDRKNEESIVKFLKETNLFNML from the exons ATGATTTACGTGCTGAACAGTTTCCTGACAGAAAGATCATTCCAGGTGAATGTAGAGGGTTACTTATCGCCCGTGAATCCGCTGGAAAACGGTGTGCCACAAGGTTCAGTGCTCTCGGTTACGCTGTTTCTCGTGGCCATTCAACCCATCTTTCGCGTGGTTCCGAACACTGTGAAGATCTTGTTGTACGCCGACGACATCCTACTCGTAGTTTGGGGGAAGAAAGACCAGCCGCTTTATCGAAAGCTTCA CCCTAATGCCCGACGTGCACCCAGTCAAGCAATCACGATAGATCGAGTTGCTATACCGACAGAAACACGCCTGAAAACTCTCGGCGTCACCCTCGATCGATCACTCAACTTCGTAGCGCACTGCAAATTGACGAAGAAGGCATGCGAATCTAGGCTGCGCATCCTgaagatgatcggtgccaaACTTCCCCGTGGTCAACGCTCATCTTTACTGCAAATTGGATCCGCAATTATTACTTCGCGACTTTTGTATGGCATAGGGTTCGTTAGTAGGGGTGGAGATGCTGTCATCAAAACCCTGGCACCCGCATACAACAAGATGATTAGATATACATCTGGAGCATACGTCACCAGTCCGATTATAGCAATTATGGCTGAAGCAGGTACTCCACCGTTAGATCTCCTCATTCTCCAAACTATAGCCCAATTAACCATCAGAATGTTGGGAAACAGCAGGGAGAATGCTGACCTTCCCCTGGTTTGCCGAGCTTCCGAACGTTTGACAGAAATAGTCGGAACTCCTCTCCCAAACATCTACACCCGAACGCGACTATCTGATCGAAAGTGGTACGACCGCGCACCCCAGATCCTTTGGGAAATCAAGAAGCGCGTTAAAGCTGGAGACCCCTCGGGTATTGTTCGTCCAGTTGTTCAAGAGCTCCTGACAAATCATCTCAGCCGTTCAACAATCGTTTACACTGATGGCTCGAAAGACGATACCACAGTAGGCGCGGGAGTATTTGGAGAACACTTCCAACAGTCACTAGGTCTTCCACAGCAATGCAGTGTCTTCTCGGCAGAGGcattcgcaataaaaacagCGCTAACAACATTCAACACGGTCAGCGACTTAGTAATAATGTCCGATTCGGCAAGCTGTTTATCGACAATCGAAGCCGGCACATCCCAGCACCCGTGGATCCAGGAAATTGAAAACCTGCTACGAAATCGTTCAATCAAGCTTTGCTGGATTCCAGGTCACGCTGGCATCCGTGGCAACGAGGAGGCTGACAGACTCGCAGGAGAAGCGAGGAACATTGCTCCATTAGCTATATCTGTTCCGGGGGCAGACGCCGTCAAGCACATCAAAACAGCTATCCGAAACCAATGGTACCGTCGGTGGTCAGCGTCCACTGAA AAAACTTCACCATCAGTGTGCGACTGCTGTGGGATCATTGTAGATGTCCGCCATGTGATCCTCCACTGCAGAAAGTACGACGACGTTAGAAGGAAGCACGACATCGAGTCGACTAGTCTGCGAGCGGCTCTGCGCAACGACAGGAAAAATGAGGAGAGTATAGTAAAATTCCTCAAGGAAACTAACTTGTTCAATatgttgtaa
- the LOC131680021 gene encoding uncharacterized protein LOC131680021, producing MINMLTSFLSERTFQVNVDGHLSRKLPLENGVPQGSVLSVTLFLVAIQPIFRVVPNTVTVLLYADDILLVVRGKKEQPLYRKLQSAVKAVHRWAKSVGFTISATKSSIFYCSPNARREPTQSIRIDTVAIPSKNQLKTLGITLDRSLNFKAHCKLTKKACESRLRILKMIGAKLPRGQRTSLLQIGSAIVTSRLLYGMGLVSRGGDVVTKTLAPAYNRMVRFASGAFVTSPILAIMAEAGTLPFDLLVLQSITRLSIRLLEKSRDNADLPLVRRASEELSEVIGMPLPNICTRTRLATRKWYEPQPHVVWDIKRSVNAGDPSEVVRPVVQELLNARFSNSTVVYTDGSKDDDAVGAGMFGEHLQQSTGLPPQCSVFSAEAFAIKTAVTSYYTSNDLLIMTDSASCLSAIEAGTFQHPWIQEIETMIRHRPINLCWIPGHAGIRGNEEADRLAGEARGNAPLQIAIPGADANNQVKSAIRNHWYRRWSASTEVKLREIKFDTVNWTDRESSTDQQCSPGCE from the coding sequence atgataaacatgctCACTAGCTTTCTTTCGGAGCGAACGTTCCAGGTAAACGTCGATGGGCATTTATCGCGCAAGCTGCCGCTGGAAAATGGTGTACCACAGGGTTCTGTGCTCTCAGTTACCCTATTCCTCGTAGCAATCCAACCTATCTTCCGGGTGGTTCCGAATACCGTGACAGTGCTATTATACGCCGACGACATCCTTCTTGTAGTGCGGGGCAAAAAAGAACAACCACTCTATCGGAAACTACAGTCAGCAGTAAAAGCCGTTCATAGATGGGCGAAAAGTGTTGGATTCACGATATCAGCAACAAAATCCAGCATCTTTTACTGTAGCCCGAATGCCCGCCGTGAGCCCACGCAATCCATCAGGATAGATACAGTAGCTATACCGTCAAAAAATCAACTGAAAACCCTCGGTATCACTCTCGACAGATCGCTGAACTTCAAAGCGCATTGCAAGCTAACGAAGAAGGCGtgtgaatccaggctgcgtatccTGAAAATGATCGGAGCAAAGCTACCACGTGGTCAACGGACTTCTTTGTTACAAATCGGCTCCGCCATTGTCACTTCGCGACTATTGTATGGGATGGGACTCGTTAGTCGGGGCGGAGATGTCGTCACCAAAACTCTCGCGCCCGCCTACAACAGGATGGTAAGATTTGCATCTGGTGCATTCGTTACAAGTCCGATCTTAGCCATCATGGCCGAAGCAGGCACCTTACCATTTGATCTCCTCGTTCTCCAAAGCATAACCCGATTGTCCATCCGTTTGTTGGAAAAAAGCAGAGATAATGCGGATCTCCCACTAGTACGTCGAGCTTCCGAAGAACTGTCAGAGGTGATCGGAATGCCCTTACCAAATATTTGTACTCGAACGCGACTAGCCACCCGAAAGTGGTACGAGCCGCAGCCCCACGTCGTGTGGGATATCAAAAGAAGTGTGAATGCCGGAGATCCCTCTGAGGTGGTCCGTCCTGTCGTTCAGGAGCTCCTGAATGCTCGCTTCAGCAACTCAACGGTTGTGTATACTGACGGATCGAAAGACGACGACGCAGTAGGCGCGGGAATGTTTGGAGAACATCTCCAGCAGTCGACTGGTCTTCCGCCACAGTGCAGCGTGTTCTCAGCCGAGGCGTTTGCAATTAAAACAGCGGTAACTTCGTACTACACTTCCAACGATCTGCTAATAATGACAGACTCAGCCAGTTGTTTATCGGCAATTGAAGCTGGCACGTTCCAGCATCCGTGGATCCAGGAGATTGAAACCATGATACGACATCGTCCAATCAATCTCTGCTGGATTCCAGGACACGCTGGAATTCGCGGGAATGAAGAGGCAGACCGCCTCGCAGGAGAAGCCAGGGGTAATGCCCCTTTGCAAATAGCCATTCCGggagcagacgccaacaaccAGGTAAAATCAGCTATCCGAAATCACTGGTACCGTCGATGGTCTGCATCCACTGAAGTGAAGCTTCGCGAAATAAAATTCGATACGGTAAACtggactgaccgcgagagtTCGACTGATCAACAGTGCTCACCCGGTTgcgaatag